The genomic segment ACGGGTTGATAGCCCTGGCCGCTCAGCAGGCTGGCGGCGACCGCCGGCCCCAATGTGTTGCCCGCCGCCTGGAACGCAGGTGCCAGCACGAGGTAGCGGCCGTCCGTGTCGAGCTTCGCGGCAAGGCCCAGTTGGAAGGCGCCTCCGATATTCCAGAAGACCGAGAACAACGCGGTGGCGGCGATGAAACCCGACAACTCGAGAGGCAGGGCCAGGATCGCTGCCGCAGCGCCGAGGCCGATCCCCGCGAACGCGAAGGGCGGTCGCCTCCCGAAGCGATCGTTGGCGCGGGAGGCCAGTAGGAGCCCCACGAAGCTGATGGCCGTGGAAACAGCCAGAGCCATCCCGACCTGCTGGTTTTCGAGGCCGGAGGCGCGGCCCATACGCTCGACGTAGGTCCAGATCGAGCCGACGCCCGTGAAGAACACCATGTGGAACACGAGAGCAACCAGCGCCAGCCGAGAACCTGGCAACCGCGCGGGCGTGCCGTGCATCGGCGAGGCTTCGCGGTGCTCGCGGGGGAGCCAACGCACGAAGGGGACCCCCAACACAGCGATCGCCACGAACACGACCAGCATTCCAGTGAAGCCCCAGGACGAAACGACCTGAGGTAGGCCCCAGAACGCCACCGCTGCGTAGGCCACCTGGGTGGCCGTGAGTTGCAGGAACGCGCGGTCCGGCTCCCGCTCCTGGCCCAGGCACGCAAGCCCAAGGGCATAGGCCGGGCCTTCACCCAGAAATCCCGTGAGGAAGCGGATCATGATGAGAGGGCCGGCGGTGGTGGCCCCGATCGAAAGCAGGTTGCCCGCGACGATGAAGCCGAGGCTCAGCCCAGCCGCCAACCGCCAGCTCACGCGATGCTGCCAGCTCACCGCCAGCAGGGATGCCAGACCGATCCCTCCAATCTCACATGAGGCGAGCAGGCCAATCTGGCGATCCGAAAGCGCGGCGTGGTCCGCGGCTGTGCCCACGAAGAAGGGCAGGATCAAGAACATCGCGGTCCCGGCCACGCAGAGGAGGATCGCGCTGATGGTCGGCGCCTTGCCGGTGCGGCCGCTGGTCGGTGCCAGCTCAGGCTTCACGTTCATCGAAGCAGCTCTCTCTTCTCGAGGAGGGACGGGGCGGATCCAGGTGGACTACGTCCCTGAGGGCTGAGCGAACGCTGTCAGCGTGCTCAGGAATTCGTCCGTAGCCTCGACATCCGGAGTGACCAGCGCGTCCATCGTGGCACCTTGAATGGCCCAGATCACGGTGGCCAGCACCGAAGGCCGCGACAAGCACGATCTGGGTGACAACTCCGCCGCCAATGCCTGGTTCTCCTCGGTTGCGCGATGGAAGACGGGCTCGAGCGCGTCGCGCAGACGCGAATCCGTCCGCGCAGCCATCGCCAGCTCGAGAGAAGCCTTCATCTCGGGCCGCTGGTAGAGATCCCATAGGATCCGGATCGAAGCGGCCGTGTTCTCGTCCCCTTGTCCAGCCGCCCGCAGAGCCCGCCGATAGTCGTCGCGCATGTCGGCGTAGACGGCCGTGGCCGCGGCCGCGAAGAGCTCGGCTTTGGACGCGTAGTGCCCGAAGAGCCCGCCCTGTGAGAGGCCCGCGCGCTTCGCGATCTCGGTGGTGGAGGCCCCGGCGTACCCGCGCTCGGCCAGGCTCGCGATGGCGGCCTCGCAAAGCCTTCGCTGAGCGTCCTCGCGGCGCTCGGCCTGCGTCCTGCGCTGCGGCTTCGATTCTCGACGTGCCTGATTCTGCTGCATGTTTTCTGGGTAGCAGAAATCCATAAAAAAGCGACAAGTCGCTTTTTTTATGCGATCCTCAGCCTCATGGAAGAACTCAAAGGCGACTCAGCGGCGACCGGGACACCTGGCGAGAAGCTGTATCGGGATCTCGTGGACCTTGCCGGGCAGTTCGATTCCGTTCCGGAGCTGCGGGATGCACTGTTCGGGGAACCAGACCCCCGTACCGGCCAGCCTTGCCCGATCGAAGGGGTGGTCCGCCTGCGGACCGAGGATTGCTCGGTCGATATCGTGGTGACGATCCGAAGCGGACGCATCCGGGTGCAGCAGGACGAGGATCCTGGTGAGGAAGCCGGGGCAACTCTGATCTTCGCGTCGGAAGACGACATTGCGGCCCTGGAACAGGCCAGTCCGGATGAGGGGGTGCGCAAGTTCCTGGCTTCCGATGTCAGGCTGGAGGGCAACCCGGCCGTCTTCGGTTTCTACAGCTACTTGATGAGCCTGGTCGACCCAGCGGGTGCGTTTTCGGCGATCGAGGAGCAGAAGCGGAAGAACCGAGACGAGGCGTTCGAACTCGCTGCAAAGGCCGGCAAGCCGGACCGTGGGATGCGCAAGACGCGCATTGACGGCCGGTTGCGGGCTGAGGCGATCGACCCGGGCGTCCACTGGCTGACGGAGCCCTACCTCGCCGACTACTGCCTGGCTGATTTCCCGCGGCTGGCTCGGTTCAAACGGGAACACCACGAAACGCTCCCCGAGGTCACGGCAGAATACGGGGAGCTGCTGACGGATTTCTTCCTGGAGAACGGCTACGAATGCCGGAACGACGGCGTTCCGTGGGACCCTTCGTTGCGCATGGCGGAAGCGTTCTGCCACGTGATGCGCCACCGGGAGCCGCTGCTCCGCGACGGGGATCTGCTTGCCGGCACGTTGACTCCGAACCCCATCTGCGGCGCGGTGAACCACCCGTTCACCGTCGGCTGGTCCATCTGGGGCGAGCTCAACGCCCTCGAGCATCGAGAGCTGGACCCCTTCGCGATCACGCCGGAGACCGCCCGAACGCTGCACAAGAAGGTCCTGCCCTTCTGGATGAACCGCCATCTACCGCATGTCTGGCAGGAGAGGCTGCGGGCGAGGCGAGAGAAGGGCGAACAGCCGCGAGCGGACAAGATCTATGACCGGATGTTCTTCCTCATTCCGTGGGGCCTGGTTTCCCTGAATCCGGGTAGCCCGGGTTTTGGCGACGCAGTGCGCAAGGGGTTGCCAGGCATCCGAGCGGAGATCGAAAAAACGCAGATCGAGATCGGAGCGAACTCCGCGCTCGATGAAGGAATTCGGAACGAGAAGCGGATTGCGTTGGAGGCGATGGGCACCGCGGTGGAGGGTGTCTGCATCTACACCGAACGTCTGGCGGATCAGGTCGGTCTGGAGGCCCGAGCCGAAGGCCTTTCGGAGGCCAGACGAACCGAGCTGGAGGAGATGGAGCAGATCCTTCGCGATCTGTTGCAGAGGCCGGCCGAAACCCTCCACGAAGCGCTCCAGGCGATCTGGCTCCTGTTCATCGGCATCGGGCTGGACAGCATGGACGATGACATTGGCGTGGGTCGGCTGGACCAGATCCTCCAGCCTTATTTCGAGGCGGATATGGCGCGGCTGAAGGGGCCGAAGGAACGCGAGGCGTATCTCGAGCGGGCCCTCGAGCTGGTGGGTTGTTTCTTCCTGCGGCTGACCAGCCACCGCATTGCCGCAGCCACGATCGCCTCCTGGCAGAATTCCGGTGCGCCAGGCGTGGCCTCCATCGCCGTCGGTGGCGTGACCCCGTCCGGCGAAGACGCCGTCAACGACATGACCTACGTCATCCTCAAGCTGACGGAGATGCTGTCGCTCGACGATCCGGATATGGATGCCCGCTACATGTCGGGGGTGAACAGCGAGACCTTTCTGCGGCGGGTCAGCGAGGTGAACTACATCACCTCCGGCACTCCGGCGATCCACAACGACAAGCAGGTGATCGCGGGTCTGCGCCAGCACGGCTGGGCTCTGGAGGACGTCCGTGACTGGGTCCCCTGTGGTTGCGTGGAGCCGGTCGTTTCAGGCAAGCACTTCGCCGCGACGGGTGACATCGACTCCAACCTGATGGTGCCGCTGGAGGTGGCGCTCAACAACGGCCGCCACCCGAAGTGGAATCGCAGGCCGACCGACGAGCCGCTGGGAACCCCAACCACTGGCGAGGTCGAGAGCTTCAATGATTTCGATGCATTCTTCGCGGCGTTCGAACGACAATTCCATTTCATCTACGCAGCGCTGATCGAGGAAGTCTCCCATGAGTTGGTGAAGGTCCACCCGGAAGTCATTCCCGCGCCCCTCTATTCGGCCCTGCTGGAGGGCTGCATCGAGTCGGGAAGGGGAATGACGCAGGGAGGTGCCAGGTACAACTCATCCGGCACTTCGTTCATCGGCCTCTCGGACGTGGTCGATTCCCTGCT from the bacterium genome contains:
- a CDS encoding TetR/AcrR family transcriptional regulator, with amino-acid sequence MQQNQARRESKPQRRTQAERREDAQRRLCEAAIASLAERGYAGASTTEIAKRAGLSQGGLFGHYASKAELFAAAATAVYADMRDDYRRALRAAGQGDENTAASIRILWDLYQRPEMKASLELAMAARTDSRLRDALEPVFHRATEENQALAAELSPRSCLSRPSVLATVIWAIQGATMDALVTPDVEATDEFLSTLTAFAQPSGT
- a CDS encoding formate acetyltransferase, with protein sequence MEELKGDSAATGTPGEKLYRDLVDLAGQFDSVPELRDALFGEPDPRTGQPCPIEGVVRLRTEDCSVDIVVTIRSGRIRVQQDEDPGEEAGATLIFASEDDIAALEQASPDEGVRKFLASDVRLEGNPAVFGFYSYLMSLVDPAGAFSAIEEQKRKNRDEAFELAAKAGKPDRGMRKTRIDGRLRAEAIDPGVHWLTEPYLADYCLADFPRLARFKREHHETLPEVTAEYGELLTDFFLENGYECRNDGVPWDPSLRMAEAFCHVMRHREPLLRDGDLLAGTLTPNPICGAVNHPFTVGWSIWGELNALEHRELDPFAITPETARTLHKKVLPFWMNRHLPHVWQERLRARREKGEQPRADKIYDRMFFLIPWGLVSLNPGSPGFGDAVRKGLPGIRAEIEKTQIEIGANSALDEGIRNEKRIALEAMGTAVEGVCIYTERLADQVGLEARAEGLSEARRTELEEMEQILRDLLQRPAETLHEALQAIWLLFIGIGLDSMDDDIGVGRLDQILQPYFEADMARLKGPKEREAYLERALELVGCFFLRLTSHRIAAATIASWQNSGAPGVASIAVGGVTPSGEDAVNDMTYVILKLTEMLSLDDPDMDARYMSGVNSETFLRRVSEVNYITSGTPAIHNDKQVIAGLRQHGWALEDVRDWVPCGCVEPVVSGKHFAATGDIDSNLMVPLEVALNNGRHPKWNRRPTDEPLGTPTTGEVESFNDFDAFFAAFERQFHFIYAALIEEVSHELVKVHPEVIPAPLYSALLEGCIESGRGMTQGGARYNSSGTSFIGLSDVVDSLLAIKKLVFDGIDGKTIGFRTLMDAVEHDFRGETPGSEEDRCYKRVFAAARYSAAKFGSGDPEARAMADRVTQMVREFFHQHTNDRGGPYTTGYRTNNNHTVFGRVSGASPSGRLANTPFTSGLTPSPVASKNLLDNLIDVGSIDPLTADNSYTLNVRLSFSKKNDHAENVALIARYVDTYFQSGGMQLQFNMVDSDTLMDAMANPEHYPDLIVRVSGYTGYYTRMQQDLQLEIIGRTEFAL
- a CDS encoding MFS transporter, which produces MNVKPELAPTSGRTGKAPTISAILLCVAGTAMFLILPFFVGTAADHAALSDRQIGLLASCEIGGIGLASLLAVSWQHRVSWRLAAGLSLGFIVAGNLLSIGATTAGPLIMIRFLTGFLGEGPAYALGLACLGQEREPDRAFLQLTATQVAYAAVAFWGLPQVVSSWGFTGMLVVFVAIAVLGVPFVRWLPREHREASPMHGTPARLPGSRLALVALVFHMVFFTGVGSIWTYVERMGRASGLENQQVGMALAVSTAISFVGLLLASRANDRFGRRPPFAFAGIGLGAAAAILALPLELSGFIAATALFSVFWNIGGAFQLGLAAKLDTDGRYLVLAPAFQAAGNTLGPAVAASLLSGQGYQPVNWLGGLCCVASFAAFFVLAGRGAARSASSGTRT